aaaaacgttaACATAATGGAGAAGACGACCACACCTAAAAAGAATAACTATTAACTTAACAAATGTGGGACTGATGTTCGTTGGATTTTAACTCTGCACCGGCATTAAATCCATTAATATATCGACCGGACAGCCACCCATAAAAAACGGACGGGACGGTTGGTATCCACGGATTCGATCCAAAATGTTCACCCTTAGTaaagaacggttttttggggaccagccttttttttttggggaccattattttattttgggtaagacattagaagtaaatctacgtcaccccttatctaaatatttatattaataccaaaattatcctcctgattatttttgtataatgattagttaatgtgattaatcattgattaaggttaaattaatagatgattgtatttaaaagaaatagaattattgagtgaccaaagtaatagaagaagaagaagaagaagaagaagatggagaaaaaaattatgTTGAGATGGAtaaatatggagaaaaaacattCTCTCGGTACCGAGATATGCTTGTAACTTAGTGAATGTTGTTATAAATGACCTAAAATATAgtcaaaatcaaaattgtaacaaaaaatttcaaccaagtcaataaagttcggttatattatatgaagaacatgtaactgaactttctgcaaatgtagttcggttaataaatccaaaatcacaggcaaccgaaccaaagctttaatggagtttttgtttctgcaaatgtagttcggttaggacattttttgcgacgtaaccgaacccaAAGTTCGGTTGAGTCATTTTTTCgcgacgaaaccgaacttttttgcgacgtaaccgaacccaAAGTTCGGTTGGGACATTTTTTGCGACGAAAACGAACTTTTTTTTGCGACGTAATTGATTTTTTTGTGACGTAAAAGTTCGGTTGGGAcgtttttgcgacgtaaccgaactcgaaGTTTGGTTGggaactttttgcgacgtaaccgaactttttgcgacgaaaccgaacttttctctggaaaaagaaaaacctccattaaagttgagttcggttagttcgacaaagtttttcacataattcctaaccgaacttctctctacaacttccattttcaactcattttggtgATTACTgctcattttttcaaccaaaaacaatatatatatatatatatatatatatatatatatatatatatatatatatatatatatatatatatatacatattttgatgatatatatgtatatatagagagagaggtggtggtggttgttggtggtggtggtcggataTGGTAGGTGATGGTCGGTAGTGGTAGCGGCggcggtgggaggaggtggtggttatttatatatatatgtgtgtgtgtgattattATGTTAGTTTTAAATTAAGTTAGGTTAAGGAAAGGTTAGACATTTccacattttaggacaccccttataactatagggaaagtggcctaataagaccatggtcccaaaaaaaaccatggtcccaaaaaaaccgTTATTAGTAAATTAGGTGAATGGCCCAGGCCTGATTCATACCCATCAACCCCAAAATTAGCTGAATCATGGGCCTTAGTCACCAGCCAGTTTCCTGCACTTTCAAGTTTCAACTATGACATTATTCATTTTGTTCTGGCTTGACTAGTTATGATTATAAAATAATTAATTGGGGATTATGTATTTTGTTAGTAGATATCTTGTCGAGCACATCAAGTACAATGATCGCAAATACATCTAGCTTCTGGCTGTTGCATAGAGGTGCTGCCAGATCATATACGTATCCATAACTAGCTAGCACCCTTACTGTTCATGTATAATGCACGGATTTTGATCGTGAACCCCAAAATATGCATGCATTATGGTGAGAATCAAATATGTTATGATCAATAGTGCTCATCATATCATTCATATATCCTTGATTGAGTTGacaatttatttatatattaatCAAATGCAGAAACCAGAACATGGGCTTCAAAGAAGAATGGAGAACTAATTCCCAAGAATTAAGGTTGGATTATTAtacttaattaatattttattctttGATTATTGGTGGTTAATAATGTGTTAGAGACAAATAAGTGTCTATAAAAGAAAATTCTGTCTAGTTTCATTTCTCATATTCTCTACTACACAACAAAACTCCATATTTCAATTCTAAACTAATATTTTTAAAGATGATGAAGTCGCACACTAATTTTCTATTGTTTGCTACTCTACTGGTTGTTGTTCTTATTGGAGCTCTAGATTTTAAGGTTTGCAGTGGAGCTCTGCATGAAGCATCTTTGAATCTGAAGTTTTACAAGCATACTTGTCCTAAAGCAGCGCAGATTATAAAAACTGTTGTGGATGAGCATGCAAAGGCTAACCCTTTTTTGGGTGCAATGCTACTTAGAATCCACTACCATGATTGCTTTGTTCGGGTACGTATATAGTGGAGTTTTACGtagtttttttgaaatttttcagTAACAGTGCATCTCTAACTCTTTTTTTGCCAATGTGTTATGTTTATAGGGATGTGATGCGTCACTATTGCTGGATCCATCAAGCAAAACTAAGCCAGTAGAGAAACAAGCTAGACCTAATCTATCTGTACTGGGATTCGATGTCATCGATGATATCAAAACTCAAGTAGAAAAGGCCTGTCCCCAGATTGTTTCATGTGCTGATATCGTCGCATTAGCTACCCGTGATGCTGTGTCATTCCAAGTAAGCTCGTCCACCTTTAAAAAAATTCCGTCTGACAACTTTTTCTGACACTTAATAATGGCGACTTCCATTTTATTGTTTAATGCAGTTCAAAAGACCTTTGTGGAAGGTACCcttaggaagaagagatggaaggATTTCACTTGCTTCTGAAGTGTCACTCAATTTGCCTTCTGCTTCATCAAATTTCAGTACCCTTTTTAATCTCTTTAGTCGCAAAGGTCTCAGCAATCTTAAAGATCTTGTTGCTTTGTCAGGTAAACCCGAATTTCGTTCCGTTCCGTTCCACGTATATGTAAATTTTGATCAGTGCAATTTTAGTATATGATTCTATCTCTGCTGACATTATCATTTCACATGAAATGAACAATGTAGGTGCTCATACTGTTGGAATCGCACATTGCGGTGTGATATCAAGAAGGCTCTTCAACTTTACAGGGAAAGGTGATACAGATCCATCTCTCAATCCAATTTACGCGAAATCCTTGAAAGCACAGTGTTCCAACCACAACAACATAATAGAGATGGATCCTAGAAGCTCGACAAACTTCGATAACCATTATTATAAGAATCTCTTGGAAAAGAAGGGTTTGTTTAACTCCGATGCATCACTTCTTACTGACAGATCTTCAGCTAAGCTAGTGAATCATTTTCAAGTTGGTGACAAATTTTTACTCGAGTTTGCTAAATCAATGAAGAGGATGGGAGCTATGGATGTACTCACTGGAAAACAAGGAGAGGTTAGGAAGAAGTGTCACCTACGGAATTGATTAATGAGTTGTAAAAGAGTTGTAAAATTAAGTTGTCTGTCAAGATTTAAAGTTCTTGTGCATTTTGTACTGTGCCACATATTCATTGCCGAGATGGCATGAtacttattttctttttgtaatcatgttttGGTTTGAGATTTAATATATTTGGCAAACCATTTTATTGTTTAGTGATCTTAGAACGTGTTTCGTAACAGCTAATTTTATGCTCCTCCCTCTGTTCCACTTTAGATGAGTGTGTAAGGTTATATTTTTTGTTCCACATTACTAGTTTTCATACTTTCCCACAAAATTACCAACAATATCCTAATATTTTATCTTGGAACTATAAGCTTTTATTTAAATGCACTAATAATAATTAATGTTAGAAGATTTTTCTCAAGGGCATGGATGAAAAATTTTCAtgtctctccatttcttaatctgcgaAAAACTCtcaaaacatcatctaaagtggaatGGAGGGAGTAGAATTTTGATGGAATTAGATGCTTTTCAGGTAGACATGTTATGACCCCCTTGATTGTTTTAATCTGGTACACTTACCTTGATgtttttgttggatataacttaatCACAAAATGGAGAAATTTTGTCGATGGAACATTACCCCAAACCTTGTGTTGATTATTTCAAAAACagatcaaattgaaaaagtgataaTATCTCTTTTCTAAAAAAAGTGAGGGAATAATTATTTTCTACTTTTCATACTCGATTGCGAAAGGTGGGTATCAACTTTGCTAGGGATGATACAAATTCATAAATCCAACAATTAAGATTGTGTTGTTTTATATGGATTGTCACCATCACTAGTAAAGTTGGTTCCCTTCTTTAGCAATCATGCTCTTCATGGTGGAAAAAACAGTTTTCACCTCTTAGTTACATCATTTTGGAAAGAAAAGGTGCTTTTCATGGTGGGGAAAAACACCATTGAGAATCTGTCTTGCATACATAACTTAGCCTTTGTGGCTTATTTCTGTAACTTTTGATCTCCCATGCTTCGGCTGttttcttttaatataacctttgTATTTTCGAAAAAAATGGTGGGAAAAAACACTTTTCACCTCTTATTTACTTCATTTTGGAAGGAAAAAGTGTGATGAAACACTCTAACTCAAAATTCTTGCTCTAAAAATAACATTTTTTATACAATATTATTTCCCCAAAATAATTCTACATTGTCAAATACCCCCTTGCAAATGGTATGCAAGTATAGTGCTATATCTAGCTTATGATTTAGCCCACTATTTATGTTTTTTTGGTTGAAACCTTTGTTCAAGACTACCTAATGAGACAAATTAGCTAGGCTACTATCAACCAAAGGGTGATAGTTctggtttgtttattttta
This DNA window, taken from Papaver somniferum cultivar HN1 chromosome 3, ASM357369v1, whole genome shotgun sequence, encodes the following:
- the LOC113360957 gene encoding peroxidase 24-like, with translation MMKSHTNFLLFATLLVVVLIGALDFKVCSGALHEASLNLKFYKHTCPKAAQIIKTVVDEHAKANPFLGAMLLRIHYHDCFVRGCDASLLLDPSSKTKPVEKQARPNLSVLGFDVIDDIKTQVEKACPQIVSCADIVALATRDAVSFQFKRPLWKVPLGRRDGRISLASEVSLNLPSASSNFSTLFNLFSRKGLSNLKDLVALSGAHTVGIAHCGVISRRLFNFTGKGDTDPSLNPIYAKSLKAQCSNHNNIIEMDPRSSTNFDNHYYKNLLEKKGLFNSDASLLTDRSSAKLVNHFQVGDKFLLEFAKSMKRMGAMDVLTGKQGEVRKKCHLRN